The Vicia villosa cultivar HV-30 ecotype Madison, WI linkage group LG1, Vvil1.0, whole genome shotgun sequence genome includes a region encoding these proteins:
- the LOC131650640 gene encoding uncharacterized protein LOC131650640 encodes MKELRPISLCNVAYKLVSKLLANRMKCCLAKCVFKEQSAFVKNRSILDNAMMAIEIIHALKRKTSGNKSYMALKIDISKAYDRVDWGFLRGMLRRLGANIAEVAHLMELLKTYATASGQEINLAKSEVFFSRNLSVPAQEDIAKIMGVRHVLGTGSYLGLPSMIGRSKKETFAFIKDRIWKRINSWSGRALSKAGKEVMIKSVLQSIPAYIMSVYIIPDEVVDDIEKMLNSFWWGGGNNNKGIQWLAWEKLSYSKRDGGLGFKDFRAFNLAMVAKQGWNFLTKPHSLVSKIFKARYFPNSSFLDANVGSNPSFLWRSLWKAKDVLRLGCRWSIGDGSQIRVVNEPWIRGCKNACLGGPYTQGVYNLYVQDLLLPNTKQWNILVVESLFDNVVAKEILSVPLVEDVVVNGLVWSAENSENYSVRSGYRLWRNSIASRSNCKVVGNWEDLWNIMAPPRVKLGVFAVRREDRRDAGRFAMMVEVIWKNRNNIVWNNEREGMARLGLQAYVNWQDWFTTQIAQERSNSNHLPVVWSPPADNWVKCNVDADFNKSYRSTNRGWFFRDNLGRFITAGIAWDIGSMSTIEAEALALKEVVQHAISLNLNFVIFESDSQVVIQDIHSNVSGLSEFNLILLSIKCLLALIPNFEVKFIKRQANMVADTLVKAVNSWSRRSFVNVIPPCIDFPLINDMS; translated from the exons ATGAAAGAATTGCGTCCTATTTCCTTGTGTAATGTAGCTTACAAGTTGGTTTCTAAGTTGTTAGCTAACAGAATGAAGTGTTGTTTGGCTAAATGTGTTTTTAAGGAACAATCTGCGTTTGTTAAAAATCGGTCTATTTTAGACAATGCAATGATGGCCATTGAGATTATTCATGCTCTCAAAAGGAAGACTTCGGGGAATAAATCTTATATGGCTCTGAAGATTGATATTAGTAAAGCCTACGATAGAGTGGATTGGGGTTTCTTGAGGGGTATGTTAAGAAGATTGGG ggctAATATTGCGGAGGTCGCTCACCTAATGGAGTTACTTAAGACATATGCCACTGCGTCAGGTCAAGAAATTAATCTGGCAAAGTCGGAAGTCTTTTTCAGTCGCAATCTTAGTGTTCCAGCTCAGGAGGATATTGCAAAAATTATGGGTGTCCGTCATGTTCTTGGAACAGGTTCATACTTGGGTTTGCCTTCGATGATTGGTCGTAGTAAGAAGGAAACTTTTGCTTTTATCAAGGATCGCATTTGGAAAAGAATCAATTCTTGGAGTGGTAGAGCCTTGTCTAAAGCAGGTAAAGAAGTGATGATAAAATCGGTTTTGCAATCTATTCCGGCATATATTATGAGTGTGTATATTATCCCGGATGAGGTGGTTGATGACATAGAGAAGATGTTGAATTCTTTTTGGTGGGGTGGTGGTAATAATAACAAAGGGATTCAGTGGTTGGCGTGGGAGAAGCTCTCTTATTCTAAGAGGGATGGAGGTTTGGGGTTCAAGGATTTTCGAGCTTTCAACTTGGCTATGGTGGCTAAACAAGGGTGGAATTTTTTAACCAAGCCCCACTCTTTAGTTTCTAAGATCTTCAAGGCACGGTATTTTCCTAATTCCTCTTTCTTGGATGCTAATGTGGGTTCTAACCCGAGCTTTTTGTGGAGAAGCCTTTGGAAAGCTAAAGATGTTTTGCGGTTGGGATGTAGGTGGAGTATTGGAGACGGAAGCCAGATTAGGGTCGTAAATGAGCCGTGGATTCGAGGTTGTAAAAATGCTTGCTTAGGAGGTCCGTATACTCAAGGTGTGTACAATCTTTATGTTCAGGATCTTCTTTTGCCTAATACTAAACAGTGGAATATTCTGGTTGTCGAATCTTTGTTTGATAATGTGGTTGCAAAAGAGATTTTGAGTGTTCCGTTGGTTGAGGATGTGGTAGTCAATGGGCTGGTTTGGAGTGCAGAAAATAGTGAAAATTATAGTGTTCGATCAGGTTATAGGCTCTGGAGGAATTCTATCGCTTCTCGCTCAAATTGTAAAGTTGTTGGTAATTGGGAGGATTTGTGGAACATCATGGCTCCTCCTAGAGTcaaactaggggtgttcgcggtgcg TAGAGAAGACCGTAGGGATGCCGGTCGTTTTGCTATGATGGTAGAAGTGATTTGGAAGAACCGTAATAATATAGTTTGGAATAATGAAAGGGAGGGCATGGCTCGTTTAGGCTTGCAAGCCTATGTTAATTGGCAGGATTGGTTTACAACCCAGATTGCTCAGGAAAGGAGCAACAGTAATCACCTCCCTGTAGTGTGGTCTCCTCCGGCTGATAATTGGGTCAAGTGTAATGTTGATGCCGACTTCAATAAGTCTTATCGTTCCACTAACAGAGGTTGGTTCTTCCGTGACAATTTGGGTAGATTCATTACCGCAGGAATTGCTTGGGATATTGGTAGTATGTCAACCATCGAAGCTGAGGCGTTAgccttgaaagaagttgttcaaCATGCTATCTCCTTGAACTTGAATTTTGTGATCTTTGAAAGCGATTCTCAAGTGGTTATTCAAGACATTCATTCTAATGTTTCTGGTTTGTCTGAGTTTAACCTTATCCTCCTCTCTATAAAGTGTCTGTTAGCTCTGATTCCAAACTTTGAGGTGAAGTTTATTAAGcgccaagcgaatatggttgccgaTACGTTAGTTAAGGCGGtcaattcttggtctaggcgtagttTCGTTAATGTTATTCCTCCTTGTATTGACTTTCCTTTGATAAATGATATGAGTTAA